A genomic window from Bubalus bubalis isolate 160015118507 breed Murrah chromosome 13, NDDB_SH_1, whole genome shotgun sequence includes:
- the LOC102407312 gene encoding UPF0235 protein C15orf40 homolog yields MGPEAVDPKGSFTMAIHDKPGSKQKAMTDVTTEAVSVDIAGPPMEGEANVELCCCLSKFLELRKSDVVLDKGSKSCEKVVKLLACTLPEEILEKLKKQVEKYK; encoded by the exons atgg GTCCTGAGGCAGTTGATCCTAAAGGCAGTTTCACCATGGCCATCCATGACAAACCTGGTTCAAAACAAAAGGCCATGACAGACGTGACAACCGAGGCTGTGAGTGTAGACATCGCAGGGCCTCCGATGGAGGGAGAGGCCAATGTGGAGCTGTGCTGCTGTCTTTCCAAATTCTTAGAACTCAGGAAGAGTGATGTGGTTTTGGATAAGGGCAGTAAATCTTGTGAAAAAGTGGTGAAGCTTTTGGCCTGCACACTTCCAGAAGAGATATTGGAGAAATTGAAAAAGcaagttgaaaaatataaataa